ATACTTTAGATTAAAGACTAATTCCAAAATAACTGTTTTACAGTTCATATTTTCTTTGCTGGATCCACAGATTAAATTATTTGCACATACTAAAGGAATGGGCAAGATGCCTTTAATTATTATGATATCCTCATGTGAATATAGTAATTGCAGAAGAAAGGAATATTTACACAGATGCTATCATTTAAAAATCACCATAttcaatgtaaaaaaacaaaaaaatctatagaACAGATAACACAAATATAACACAAACACTGCAAATATCAACAAACATAACTGGTCAGACTTCTCTTggttttgaaattaaatattgatACGTTGGGCCACATTCTCTGTCAAAGAAGTGCTCAGCCCAGGTATGAATAAAAAGGCATCCATTGTCTTCTACCAATACCAGTAGTTGATTTGGACAGGGCTAGTCCCTGGCACAGGTTAAAATAGCCTTAACATCCCAAGGAATCAATACAGAAGCTGGAGTCTACCAGGGTGCAGGAATGCCCCCAACCACAACCCAGGAGCTGGTTGCAGAGGAAAGATGATGGCATAGGAGCTCCTGTGACAGTGCATGCTATTTGGGTGCAGGGTTGCTTTACAccagaggtgggggcagggaacaggatgGGACAAAGCAGCTGGTATGCGGCCCAGCACTGACAGTTACATTTCCAAAAAAAACACATCTAAAACATTTGTCAATTGCACTTTCCAATTAAATTACTACATAGACATTTGAAATTTACTACTAGACTATGTAAGACAGTCTTACCTTGAGCAAAGTTGTTTTGCCTTCTTTGGTGAGCTTTTTTAATTTTGCCGCCACAGCTTGTTTGCTGAGTTGTGCACtttgttctggttttgttttttccaggagTTTTTGACGCTGCTTCTTCTCCCTTAGCTTCATACTTCTGTGAAGCTTCTTCTTTCTTCGTTCTCGTTTTTTGTCTGTGGCAGTCTTTTCTGCATCTGTTTTCACATCTCCAGCTTTACTCTTTTCCTAGAGAGACATAACAGCACTTTTGGATCCAAAATTATGCGACCTAGGCTAGTGACGAGTACAAACAGAATGGCTTCCCTTGCTATATATCTCATTGACTAGCCAGAAGTAGCACTATTCATCTCCCACGCAAAGCAGTCTGTGTGTTTATTTCCTCTCTCCTGTACCCAGCTTCCTGCGGCTGAGAATGTGCCTGAGTtagtaatataatataatataatatatattatatatatatatatacacacacacacacacacatatgggaAAACAAAGACAGATGAGTAACTGTCTAAAGCTAAAGATAGGGTAATACTCTTGTTATAGTTAAGAAATGCATTGTTTAATCTGTATTAGGCAGTCAAACAGTCTACATAGTAGGGTAGTTTTCAAAAACAGAATAACCTATGCAGAAAAGGAAGCTCAGCAGGTGTTGAGGAAAGCAGTCAAATCTAGTTAAGCCAAgctagctcctttgacttcactgtGCTGGAAATCCTTAAATCTCTATGAAGGGGGCTCCAAGAGAAGAACGTCACAGAAAATGAGTTCTCTGTTCTGAGGGTGCAGGATACCCTCAGTGTGCAGACACAAAAGGAACCCTGTCTGCAGCTCTTGATTAAATTTCTTACCTTAACCTCCTCTGGAGCCAGGAGAGCTGCATCACTAACACTAACTGGTGCTACTTCCTCCATAATTATAGCTGGAAGATTTGAGATGATTTTAATCTCTGGCACGGGCTAAAAAGAAGGAAATGTCATTTATGTACATGAATATCAAGTCACAGCAATATATTACTAACTGAATTAAGTCACATTAAATACATTTCCATTTATATTAAGGCTGATTATAATATGTTTCTGAAATACTCAACAAGCAATTGCATTGGAAGTATCCCTCACTTTACTGCCTATTTCCCAAACATATTTTATTGTATGAAGTGTGAAAACTAATGGACTCACTGGTTTAGGTGTGAAGTGGAAGTTGGAAAGAGCATCCAATTTTAGGAAGAGCGAGTCCATCATTTTCTGAATTTCTACGTGTTCAGGATTTTCTTCCTCTTCAGTTTTTTgctgttaataaaaataatataatattaatAGCAAAATCAGTTATAGAGAAACTTGCATATAAAGATATTAGAGCACTTTACATTATAGCTGCAATacacagtttatatccattttacagatgggtaaagccctgcacagatacaaaatttgtatctgcatctgatcccCAAACATGGGCCatggatataaagcggatatccacagatttgtaCTATAGACGGGTACACTGAGCCACAGAGGCTTCAAATGATCTTCAATATGTGAACAGCTGAGGGGAAGATTTCCAAAGAGAAGGAGAGTCAGGcacccaacttccactgaaaatcAAGGGGAGGTAGGTACCTAACTCTTACTTGTgcgtttgaaaaaaaaaaacctctgaggGGCGTTCTGAGTCTCTGAGGAGCCCAGAGTCTCAGACTCAGTGGATTAAATTCTGGGATGACGTTTCACATTGGTAAGTGGTTGTGCAGCTCAAATATCATGTGAAGTTGGCTAGAGAAGGGGACACTAGGGAAGCTTAGGCTCCTATTCATTCAATTTAAACCAAATTCACATGTGAATTTCTGTGTTGCTTCACACTCCCATTAGATGTAGTAAAGAAGATTAAAACAAAGGCCTTATAAGATCAAGTCTAAGATTTAATGAACTcttaatatttttgatttttgcaTTATCTGTGAACTCAAAGGGTTCAGCAAAATAATTATTCTGATGGTACAAACTGGAGTGGCTTAAGCAAAATAGGAGAACAATTGTATCAAATATGATTTACGCAAAAGATGGTCCAATATTAATCTCCCGatggacatttttttaaagcaatcacTGTTCCAGAATGTTACTTCTTTCTATAATTTTTATGCCACATTTTAAGACAATGAGTCAGTCTTGTCAATATTTGTGCAAATTTAACAGTATATGTTGAATTTTTGGTATCAGTTCAGCTGCCCTGGTTGTACTGATTGAACATATCAGGATTTCCCAATACTCATGCCAgttcagtgtttaaaaataaaaaatataacttTCAAGCAGTCACTATTGGATTTTTCCAACCAACAGCAATGGCAGTGTGAGTGTGTCTCCATTATCATAACTTACTTGGTTGAGTGTCAAATACTCCTGCtcatagattcaatttgtgtgtgtgtgtgtgcgcgcgcgcacgtcCATTATCATAACTTACTTGGTTGAGTGTCAAATACTCCTGCTCATAGATTTCAGCAAGACTCAGTTTGCTCTTTTCATGATCCAGAGTTAGACGCTTCTTGTATTCAAAGGCATCTTCTTTTGGTTTTTCTTTACGTATTACATCATCCCAAGCCTAAGACAAAACCATGAAATAGTTAAGATGCAGTTGCATCAAATACGCTTTAATAGATCATTTTTATACATCATGTTGTATCAGACATCTCAGTTGTTGTTTCAGCTAGCACATTAACTTGATTTTCCAACATTGCATTGAACCTAACAGCAAAGGGCAATTTTTCTTATACAATGGAAGCTACCTTTTATTTTGCCACAACTTTGGCAATTACTAAATCTGCTAACACCACACTATAGTTAAGATAGTATCTTTTAAAGGAATTGTATTTAGTCCAAAAAAGCTCACACCCTGTCAAACAAGAATGAAGCATACACGCCGTCACCAACTCGCCAGTCTTGTTTTGTATTGATACAACTGAAGATGGTACACTAATTAACAACCAAGGATAAAATTTTGAAAGTACTTTTATATGAATTATAAATAGCAATATGATTTCTgtgcaattaaaattaaaaaattctatTATACTATACTTATTTACCTACAGGATCTGTTTAATATATTCAGAAAAATATTATTCTTGGTCAATATTCCGAGTAGAGATTATTAAATAGAGATTTGCATATCCATTATATAAATTCCGTGTACACAACTCCAAAGTAGTCCTTTTATAGTTGAATCTGTAAACTGTGAGGGTAATTttaattatctatctatctaattgACATATGTTATAGCTATgactatgttttagtcacgggtattttttagtaaaaaaaagtcatggacaagtcacaggtagtaaacaaaaattcatagccCGTgagctgtccatgacttttactatataattaattaaattaaaacttgAGCTGGGGGTGTTCTGCGAGTGGCGGCCCAGGGGCGCCACtggtgctggggtgtgtgtagtggtggtggtggtggggtgctaggagctgcaggaacgtgctggccgcttccggggagtCCCCCCCCCAAGATAAGCaccgccctgcaccccaaccccctgccctgagcccccatccaaactgctgcagggtgggggtggggtgctgcacacacacacggtggcccgagactgctccagcagcagccagtgcagctgcctcCAGAGCTGCCTGATCTgctctggccgctgcagaagtcacggaatccatgacagacatgcagccttagTTATAGGACCCAAAAGGATACAGAATGGAATCATTAAGAATACACTATCAGCATTAAGCAAAAGCAATATTCAGATATTTTGTTTCTTCCGGAAATGCTCAGGAGACAAACTGATATCTAAAAAACTAAGGACCTTAAACTCATGCTTGGAATTCATTCCTGTGCCCCCAAAACTCCAAGTCAATACAAGTACATTTGAATGTATCAGACAGTgtttagggtttgtttttgttgaaatatttcaagTTTCCAAATAAAACAAAGAGGAAGTCAAATCTTATTAACCTGATCTTTTATCCTCTGTTTGATAATATCCTCAAGCTGAAAGGTGGTTTCCTCTGTGATCACAGGAGCTAAGAGGGCAAAAAAACCAGCAAGTTTAAAGTATTTAGAAACTAAATAATTCATTAAATGAAAAGGAGATTAACAGTTCTGGAGATATTATTTTTGCATTGATTTTAACTGGTACCTCTTgttctataaataaaaacaaaaatgctagAAAATATATACAGTACTTTAGAGAGGCATGTTGGCCTGGAATGAAGATTGATTAGGTAAGCTAGTAGGTTTATTTCCTCAGGAAAAATTGCATAGTATGAAAGTTTGAGAAGGATGACCAAGTTGTGTTTGCCCTATAAATAAGTGGACACAAACAATGGGTCATTCTCATATGATAAAGTTTAGTTTACATCTGAAAGTTCAACAAATAGGTGAGGCAATAACATTTCTATGGGGGAAAATATGGCCTTATAAATATTCAGGTTTAGTCATTGTTTGGGCAATGTTTGGCAAGTTTAAAAGGATGGTGGAGGGAGGATGCAGGGGGGGAAAACAGACAccagtaaaacaaacaaattacCTAGCATAATGTCTGAAATTTAGCATAACTGTATTTACCCATTCTGACCGCATGGTCAAAGAGCAAAGATTCCTCCAAAAGGCTGTTTTCAGGTCGTTTTTGTCCAGTCACTTCTCCTGTAAGCTGCCAAGGTTTTTCCTCCAACAACTCCTTTTCGAGAGATTTAATTTTTTCATGCATCTGAAAGATAAAATTTCCTGAaagttaaaatttttttttaaaagttaaatgcaCGTGTTTAGCAACAACCAAAGGGAAATCAAGTTAGAGTAAAGAATATGAATAATTACTCCAGTATTTCTAGATTCTTTGCACACCTTTTGCCTTATCTTTCTGTAAATACGCCACTATTTGATCATTTCGTCTAAAAATTTTCTGACGCTTTCAGACAACTTAATGATATTTACAAATACAATCAACTTATTAACATACATGGCTTTGGCTCAAGTTTTAGTGGAAAACTTCAAATCAATTGCTCATGAAGGGGTACTAGAACATCTTAATTACCTTTTCCTGCCTTTTCTCAAAAGAAGATTTTATTCCAATGAGATCAGTTCTCTTCTCATCTGGTATATCTGTATCGTCTTCTTTTTCATTGTCCTCTGGTAAGTTAAAAGTAACTTTTTTAGAGACTTCTTTAGTTCTCACATTCTGTTCCATTACATCCATTTCATTATTTTCCTCAATCCTATAAACATtaaaatgccattatataaatggAAATAGTACATGCTTGTGAcatttattaatatattatagAAGCCACAGGTAAAAAAACTCCCCCTTTTTAATAATGATGTTTCCCACCTACTATTGCAACTAATGTAATACATTTTCAGAGATTCCCAAAAACTTTTACTGCACTTTCCTTAAGACCTAACATAACCCTAAAAGTAGGCTTTTGCGTGACCTGCTACATATGTAGTAGAGATATGCCTCCCCAGTTGAAGCAATACATAATTCATTTAAAGTCATTTACTCAAATCCCACAGGGCAACAATAGAACAGTCTAATGACTCTTCTTTTCTCAGTCAAAAAGTAGTTAATTAGTGAACACGTTACACTGACATTACAGAAAGacaaaaacaagtacattaaCAGATAATGAAATATTTCCTACAACTTTTAAAAGGCTACTCCTTCCTTAATATAATAGTATTATCTCTGCCAAATAAATTCCtaaatttccattttattttctgtttaagaGATGATGTCACATTGTCAGTGACAATTCAAATAACTGGCAGATCCCATAGAACAGTTACAAATCGTTCAAGTGTACATACTCATCAAAAATGccttcttcatcctcctcctcttcagtgtCACCTTCATCATTCTGATCATTTTCACTATCATTAGCTAGGTCACCATTGTCATCAATAGGATCAAAGAAATCTTTATATTTCAAATTTCTAGAACTTTTAACgggctggggagaagagaaaataagAGGTTACCCAGTGAAAGTGACAAGTCTAAGTGAATAAGAATCTTCCGTTACCACGAGGACCATGTTATATATACCTACAGTGTAAGATCTGCAATGGGAATTCAATGGATTTCAGCATTAACCATTGGTCTGGTAGACAGGGGCCTTAGTCCAAGTGAGACATTTTAAATGTCATCAACTAATAGTCAATTCTATTTTAATTTGCTCAGAGACCAAGGAGTGGAAAAGCAATGGATTTTAACAACTGACATATTTGTTGAGCTGGGATAACTCATAAGTCCCTGACAGCATAACACATGGCTCCAACATGCATTGGTTTATCACTTTCAGAAGCACCTTGTTCTTCTCTCTTATTACATCACAAATAAGATActgaaagaacagaattgtcacaAGCAACGTTAGTTAAGAAAGTCTGAAAGTAATTTTCAAGCCAGAATACAGCAGCTCAAGTTTCTTCACAGCCTTACCGTTATGACATGCATACTACTCACCCAAGTGACCATGGGACCCCGTCCTTTCCTCTCTCTACCTATCAGAGTTTATCAGCTTCACCTGTTTTGTCTTAAGTTGGGCCCTACTTCTGCTATTTGATCCACATGGGCAGACTCCTATGCTCATGAAgagtctcagtgacttcagtaagATGCTGCACAGGCATGAAGATCCATCCAAACGTAGGTTGTAAACACTTCAGGGTAGGGACTTGTTTATTTGATTCCAGATATTTATGATAATATATGTTAATATATCCACAgatttttaagtccagaagggaccattatggtcatctagtccgatctcctgcataatacaggctatagaatttcatcTAGTAATTCCTGCTTTCAGCCCATTAATTTGTGGTTGAACTACAGTATCTCTTCTGGCATCTGATCTTGATCTTAAGATTTCAAGTAATGAGAACCCACCAAAACCTTgttaaattgtttcaatggttaattacactttttttaaaagtctgcattTTGTTTCCAATTTGAACTACAATTTCTATTTCCTGTCAGTTTTTTAAGCTAATTTAAATTCTAATGGCTTGTGACAAAAGTGTTTCTAATTCTGGATGCATATATCCTTACCTTGATTTTATCTTTTTCAGATTCTTCTTCATCCTCATCAGAAAGAACATCTTCAAAATAATCaatctcctcctcatcctcctcatCATCCTTCTTCATGCTTTCTTCTTTCTCTACATCTTCCAAAAAGGCTTCCATCTCAGCCAAGCTGAAAAATTTATCATCCACTACGGACTTTTCTCTTGATTTTTTCCAGGTACTCTTCTTCAACTTTTGAACCTGTTGCTCTAGCTCGTCAACATCTGAATCCTCATCACTACATATCTGCCTTTTCCTTACTTTGGATTTACTTTGCTTTTCTTTACCCTCACTTTCATCTTCAATACGGGCAGGTTCTGCTTCCGTGCTATCTTCCTGTTCCATTTGCTTATCACTGCTAGTGTCTTCCTCAAAGTCATCCTCTTCTTGGGCTGGGAAAAGGTAGAGATCTTTGTCTTTAACATCTCTAACAACAGCTTTCTTGAAGTAGTCTAGAACTGCATTATTCTGTAGCTCTATTTGTTGCCAGATCTGTTCTTCATCAAAGTTTTCTATTACCAGTTCTTTTAAAGGACTCCCACGCACTAGTTTTGTCCCTAGTGCTTTATGCAAATCATAAAGAGTCTTTGTCAATGAACTGAAGTCTGCAGCCAGTCCATCTTGCACactgataaaaacaaaattaaaaacatcacTGCACATAATGatagcaaactgaaaaaatgttaaaattcaaAAGTCAATTAGAAAGCGATCTGAGTTACGACAAATGCATTTTTACAAAGGGAAACTTGTATAGTCTTAAGATTGTTTCTTTTTTAGATACTTGTGGAGTTTAGTTATTGGGTTTACCAAATGGTTCCTCTGATGCTCCCTTTACATCTGTTCAGTGTTTTTGCAGCAAACGCCTGGTTGCCCTTCAACAATTGCAGGCTTTACTTTGTTTATTACAGGGCATTTGCAGTCCTATTAGTAAAATTTCTTGAAATTAAAGTATATAGTTAAGGTCAAGTTTTAAAACATGTAACGCATACCTAGAGATACTGAAATAAAACGGACCATAGTTAAGGCTGCAGGTTTGTCACGGATTCggtgactttccgtgacttctgcagtgacTGGTGCACCT
This window of the Chelonia mydas isolate rCheMyd1 chromosome 10, rCheMyd1.pri.v2, whole genome shotgun sequence genome carries:
- the MPHOSPH10 gene encoding U3 small nucleolar ribonucleoprotein protein MPP10, which gives rise to MAAPSQRLEACVKLLGAAAAQPERFLSVQDGLAADFSSLTKTLYDLHKALGTKLVRGSPLKELVIENFDEEQIWQQIELQNNAVLDYFKKAVVRDVKDKDLYLFPAQEEDDFEEDTSSDKQMEQEDSTEAEPARIEDESEGKEKQSKSKVRKRQICSDEDSDVDELEQQVQKLKKSTWKKSREKSVVDDKFFSLAEMEAFLEDVEKEESMKKDDEEDEEEIDYFEDVLSDEDEEESEKDKIKPVKSSRNLKYKDFFDPIDDNGDLANDSENDQNDEGDTEEEEDEEGIFDEIEENNEMDVMEQNVRTKEVSKKVTFNLPEDNEKEDDTDIPDEKRTDLIGIKSSFEKRQEKMHEKIKSLEKELLEEKPWQLTGEVTGQKRPENSLLEESLLFDHAVRMAPVITEETTFQLEDIIKQRIKDQAWDDVIRKEKPKEDAFEYKKRLTLDHEKSKLSLAEIYEQEYLTLNQQKTEEEENPEHVEIQKMMDSLFLKLDALSNFHFTPKPPVPEIKIISNLPAIIMEEVAPVSVSDAALLAPEEVKEKSKAGDVKTDAEKTATDKKRERRKKKLHRSMKLREKKQRQKLLEKTKPEQSAQLSKQAVAAKLKKLTKEGKTTLLKDEGKDRALKSSRAFFSQLQDQVKMQIKGAKKIQKTQQEISAQKLKL